The Candidatus Hydrogenedentota bacterium genomic sequence TGGACCACGCCCGCTGGGTCGATGAGATCCGCTGCCGCAACCGGGTCTACATCACGATCAACGAGGACGACTCCGCGCTGCGGGTTTCCCGGATGAAGGCGGGCGACCAGCAGCGCGCGCGCCTGGGCCACTACACCTATGGCCTCGATTCATCGCAGGGGGTCTACGTCAACTTCACGAAGACCAAACATGTCGGCGATTCCCACGCCTACTTTGAGGGCGAACCGGTGGAGAAGAACCCGCGGGCGAAGGCGTTTTTTCAGGCCGCCGTCAACGGCGAAACCGCGGAGACGCCCCTGCCCTACAACGCCGCGAAGAACCTCTACGGCATCGAGTAGCGCCTACTCCGCGACGAGTTGGGTCGCCGTGGCCTCGGGCGGCTTGAGGTACGTGTCCATCCACGCGTACATCAGCGCACGCGACTCGTGCGGCACGCTGTGGCCCCGCCCGTGTACGAAAAACGCGTAGTTCTCCGGCGCGCCCGCGATCTCGTAGAGGTCCGCTGTTGCAAGCATCATCAGCACCCGCTGGCGCTGCGTCGCCGGGTTGCCGTCGTTCAGCCCGTCAATCTGCAACATCGCCCGGGGCGCCACCAGCGCGACCATGTGGTGGAAATCGATCGGCGGCAGTTCGTTGTTCAGCAGGCCCGGGCGCAGGTGCTTGAAGTAGACATACCAGCGATCACGCGACCAGTTGAGCACGGCCGGGTTGTGCCGGAAGGACGGCGCCGAGCAATTCGAGGCGCCCGCCTTCACGCGCTCGTCGTAGGCCGCCAGGAAGATGGTTCCGTGCCCGCCGAGGGAGTGGCCCAGCGCGCCGATGCGGTCCGAGTCCACCTCTGGCAGCGTTTCGAGCACATCGATGGCGATGCTGTGCTCGTAGGTGAACTTGCCCACCGCCGTCCACTCCGGGTGCTTCTCGTGGAACGCTGATGTGTCGTAGGAGCCCTTCTCGGGGATGCGGTGGCCCGAAACGAAGTGCTCCGGCGCGATCGCCACATAGCCGCGCCGGCTCAGGTGATCGAGGTAGGCCTTGGTGGAATCATCCACCAGCCCAGCGGCCTGCTTTCCGCCTTCGTCGAAGGTGCCGTGCAGCGCCACCACCGCGGGAAACGGGGCCTCGCCGGCCAGCGGGATGCCGAGGTACGCATAGGCCCGTTCGCCCGCTTCCACGGCGTAGCTGATCAGCTTGCGGGTGTAGACGCCATCCACCACGGCGCTCTCGTGCTCCTGAACGTCCAGCGGCGGCTTCTCGGGCTTGTGCTGGTCGCGGAGCAGATCGAGAAAGGCCTGCTTGATCGCCGGGCGCCGCGCTTCCCAGTCCGCCTTCGATTCGAGGCCGTCCGTGAGGTCGGTCCACGAGGATTCAACCGGCGGCGCCTCCATCAGGGGGTTGGGCGCCGGGGCCTGTGCGGATGCACCCGCAGACAACAGACAAGTAATGAGCACGAACGGTTCACAACATTTCATGAGTTTCGAAGTGCCTCCTCTCAAGAAGCTACAGTAGTTCAATGAATTCGTCGACCGACAGTCCGCTCTGTGCAATTATCGATTTCAGTGTTCCCCTCGGCAGTTCGCGGGTATGGACAGGAACAATCACCCGCGCCCCTCTGTTGGGATTGTGCAGCAGAAGATGGCTGCCGCGCTGGCGCCGCTCTTTGAACCCAGCTTTTTTCAGCGCCGCAACCACGTCTCTGGGCACAAGTGACGGCAACCTGCTCACGCAACCGCCGGTGGTTCGATATGGATGACCGTGTCTACCGGAGCGCTAATTTGATCATGCGGGATGGGCATTCCGTCTTCCACGAGAACCTCCAGGTACAATCCAATGGCCTCTTTCGCCATGGCCATCGCGTGATCGTAGTCTTCGCCCCAGGTTACACATCCGGGCAGCGAGGGGACGGTCACCGTGTAGCCGCCCTCCGGTTCCGGCTCTAGGTGTATTCGGTACGCGTGTTTCGCCATGATATCGGTCTCCTACATATCCCTGAGTATAGCAGAATTGCCTCGAGGCGCCACTGACGCCAGGGCAATCATTCAAGATCCTGGGCTAGAGCAAGTCATTGAATTCGTCCTCTGCAAGATCGCTCTGGCGAACAATGGACTTCAGCGTTCCCCGTGGCAATTCGCGGGCATGAGCCGGAACCGTGACGAGGCGCTCACGCACAGGATGCCAAAGATGGAGGTGGCTGCCGCGCTGCCGGATTTCTTTGAATCCGGCCTTCTTCAGTGCCGCGATGACCTCGCGTGCGGTGAGGGACGGCAGGCGACTCATACGGCGGCAGGCGTTGTAACCTCGACGACAACATCGATAGGCTCCGCAAATGATTCCTGAGGAACAGGCTGACCGAGTTCCGAAAGGACCTCGATATGCCCCTCAATGGCTTCTTTCGCCATAGCCATCGCATGCTCGTAGTCTTCGCCCCAGGTCACGCACCCCGGGAGTGAGGGTACCGTGACCGTGAAACCGCCTTCGGGCTCCGGCTCCAGATGAATGCGGTACGCAAGTTTGCCCATGGAATTCACCTCCTGTGTTTAATGGAGTATACCAGAAGCAGTTGCTACCGGCTTATTGCCGGTCGGGGGGGTTGACGATAATTCCGTTCCGCACCGCCATTACTTCGACCGGTTTGCGCGCGCGGAATCGCGCTCCCTATACTGCCGGGAAGCCACAGGAGCAGCACGATGAACCCCACACGATTACTTCTTGTCCTTGCCATCGCGTCCGCCGCATCGACCGGCGCCTTCCCCGCCTTCCAGGAACACGTCATCAACCCCGACGCCGGCACCGGGCTCGCCATCACCGTCGCCGACGTCAACAACGACGGGAAACCCGATATCGTCGGCGTTAGCTCGGACGACGTGGCGTGGTACGAAAATCCCACGTGGGAGCGGCATCTCATCGCGGACACCATCCGGAATTCCAACGTCTGCATCGCCGCACACGACATCGACGGCGACGGCATCCCGGAGTTCGCGCTGGGCGCCGACTGGCAATTCAACAACACCGAGTCGGGCGGGGCGCTGTTTTTGCTCAGCCACCAGGGCGATGTGAAGCAGCCGTGGAAGGTCACGACGCTGGTGGAAGAGGAACCCACCCTGCACCGGATTCAATGGGCGGACCTGGACGGCGACGGAAGGAAGGAGCTGGTGGTCGCCCCGCTCAAGGGCCGGGGCTCCACGGGGCCGGACTTTACGGACGCCGGCGTGAAGTTGTATGCCCTTTTCCCGGGAGAGGATCCGCTGGCGACGCCCTGGCGGGAGGAAGTCATCAGCA encodes the following:
- a CDS encoding dienelactone hydrolase family protein, with translation MKCCEPFVLITCLLSAGASAQAPAPNPLMEAPPVESSWTDLTDGLESKADWEARRPAIKQAFLDLLRDQHKPEKPPLDVQEHESAVVDGVYTRKLISYAVEAGERAYAYLGIPLAGEAPFPAVVALHGTFDEGGKQAAGLVDDSTKAYLDHLSRRGYVAIAPEHFVSGHRIPEKGSYDTSAFHEKHPEWTAVGKFTYEHSIAIDVLETLPEVDSDRIGALGHSLGGHGTIFLAAYDERVKAGASNCSAPSFRHNPAVLNWSRDRWYVYFKHLRPGLLNNELPPIDFHHMVALVAPRAMLQIDGLNDGNPATQRQRVLMMLATADLYEIAGAPENYAFFVHGRGHSVPHESRALMYAWMDTYLKPPEATATQLVAE
- a CDS encoding type II toxin-antitoxin system HicA family toxin, coding for MSRLPSLVPRDVVAALKKAGFKERRQRGSHLLLHNPNRGARVIVPVHTRELPRGTLKSIIAQSGLSVDEFIELL
- a CDS encoding type II toxin-antitoxin system HicB family antitoxin, with translation MAKHAYRIHLEPEPEGGYTVTVPSLPGCVTWGEDYDHAMAMAKEAIGLYLEVLVEDGMPIPHDQISAPVDTVIHIEPPAVA
- a CDS encoding type II toxin-antitoxin system HicA family toxin, with the translated sequence MSRLPSLTAREVIAALKKAGFKEIRQRGSHLHLWHPVRERLVTVPAHARELPRGTLKSIVRQSDLAEDEFNDLL
- a CDS encoding type II toxin-antitoxin system HicB family antitoxin yields the protein MGKLAYRIHLEPEPEGGFTVTVPSLPGCVTWGEDYEHAMAMAKEAIEGHIEVLSELGQPVPQESFAEPIDVVVEVTTPAAV